GACAAAATGCCCTTATCTCTACAAGAAGAATTATTGCATTATGCACAGTACCTTCAGGATAAATATAGTCAAGCTAGTATGACTTACGCTCATGACGGTGATGTTGTCAACGATTTCCGTATTTCTTGGCATGAAGCAATGACAGGGCAAACAATTCCCCTTACTGAAGTTTGGGAAAGTTTAGAAAATGAAGAATAACCCAAAAGTTATCGTTGAGGTAACTCTTACATTTAAACGTAATTTGAGTAATCTCAAGAAAAAATATCGCAGTATTGTTAAAGACATAAAGCCCATAATAGACCAATTAGAAATGGGAGAATTATTAGGAAATAGAATCACAGGCACTAACTATAAGGTATTTAAAGTACGGATAAAAAATAGTGATATTCAGAAAGGAAAAAGTGGTGGATACCGTCTGATTTACTATGTGAAAACACAAAAAATGGTTGTGTTATTAAATGTTTATACAAAATCAGAACAAGCTAACATTACCAATCAGCAAATTATAAGTATCATCAAAGATAATCAAGCCAGTGATGTGACGGAAAATTAGAAATTTTGCTACCTAGTTTTTTAATTTTGTCGTTTCAAAAGCTGTAAACTGCAATATTAACATTGACAATAAAGTTATGATTAGTTAATAATAACAAGGTCAATCATCGAAATTATGATTAATTTAGTGAACAAATCTCATTCTCTCCAATGGTTGGTAATTGTCTGTTTAATGGCTTTGGTGACTCTGTCAGGATGTCAACAAGTGGCAACGGAAGCCCCTGTTAATGGGGAGATAGAAAATCCTATTATGGCTGATAATATTTCGGAAAACGTACCTACACAAGAAAATAATTACATGAATTTACCTAGATTAGAAGGAAAAGCGACGGTTGTGATGAAGGTTAAGGGTGAATCTATCACCATTGAATTAGATGGTAATAATGCGCCCGTCACCGCAGGAAATTTCGTTGATTTGGTGCAGAAAGGAGTTTATGATGGTTTAGTATTTCATCGGGTGGTAAAAGAGCCTCAACCCTTTGTAGTGCAAGGGGGAGACCCTCAAGGAAAAGACCCTAATTTTCCAGCTAGTGGACTTGGCACGGGAGGTTATACTGATCCTAAGACAAATTCTCAGCGTTATATTCCCCTAGAAATTCGCCCGGCTTACGATGAAACGAAAGAAGGGGTTACTCCTCCTGACATCATTTACGGTAAAACCATTACCACTACTCCTCAATTACGTCATGAGTATGGCACCATCGCTATGGCGCGCTCACAAATGCCTGATTCTGCTTCTTCTCAGTTTTATTTTACCCTCGCTGATTTATCTTTTCTGGATGGTAATTATGCGGTTTTCGGTAAGGTGACTTCTGGTATGGAAGTGGTGGAAAATATCTCTCAGGGCGATCGCATTGAGTCGGCTGAAGTGGTGACGGGCGCTGAAAATCTCAAGTTGTAATTTTTGCACTGAGAGAGGGGAAGTAATAATTATGAATTATGAATTATGAAATAATAATTTCCTTTGCCCTTTGCCCCTTGCCCTTTGCCCTTTTAACCAATTATCAATTATTTTGTGACTACTGATTTTGACCGTGAAATAATGCAGAGATGCCTCGATTTGGCACGAAGGGCGCGAGGGAAAACTTCTCCTAATCCCCTCGTGGGTGCGGTGGTGGTAAGGGATGGGGAGGTTGTGGGGGAGGGCTTCCATCCTCAAGCGGGAATGCCCCATGCGGAGGTATTTGCTTTACGAGAAGCTGGAGAAAAGGCAAAAGGAGCAACAATTTACGTTAATCTTGAGCCTTGTAATCATTACGGCAAAACTCCCCCTTGCACTGAAGCGATTATTCAAGCTGGTATCAAGCAAGTTATCATTGGTACAATTGATCCTGATAGTCGGGTTTCTGGGGGCGGTATTAAGCGGTTGATGGGCGCTGGAATTGATGTTAGGGTAGGGATTGAGGAAAAAGATTGTCTATTGTTGAATGAGGCTTTTATTTTTCGGGTGACTCACCAGCGCCCGTTCGGCATCCTGAAATATGCTATGACTTTAGATGGTAAAATCGCTACCATGACGGGAGATAGTAAATGGGTGACGTGCGCTATGGCTCGAAATTATGTCCATCATTTACGTTCTACTTGTGACATTGTGGTAGTTGGTGGTAATACAGTTAGGAAGGATAATCCTCGTTTAACGAGTCACGGTGTCTCCAGTCATAATCCTTGTCGTGGGGTGATTTCTCCTAGTTTTAATTTACCCCGTGATGCTCATTTATGGAATACCCAAGAGGCAAAAACGATTATTTTTACAACTCCTCACCCTAATTCACCTCTGAAAAGTCATTTACTTAATCAAGGAGTTGAGATTGTTGAGTTAACAGATTTTTCTATTTCTCTCATCATGGATAATTTTTATCAACGGGGTTTTAACTCCGTTTTGTGGGAGTGTGGCGGTAATCTCTCGGCTAGGGTGATGGGCGCTGGGGGTATTCAGAAGGTATTAGCTTTCATCGCACCGAAAATTATTGGTAGTAACAACAGTTATCATCCCATGGGTGATTTAGGTATTCAAAACATGGCGGATGCTTTTAATTTGCATGATTTAAGTATTCAATCTTTAGGTCATGATTTTCTCATTCAAGGATATTTAAGGGTAATGGATAATTGACTTGACAATGGATAAGGGGAAGAATGTAGAATGCAAAAGTAATTAATTCTTTTCTTAATTAGGGTTTGCTGAATAAATCAAAAATCTTGTCAAATAAAGATTTTTAGCATCATAAAAACCCAAAAAAGTGCCAAAAATAGGGTTTTTTAGAGAAAATGCAGTATTTTCTTGTCACTAATCGACAATTTTTAATAAAAGCTCAGAATTTGTCACAGTATTCAGTTATGCGAAAGTCTTTAATTGATAAGCCTTTCCACTCCCCTAACGACACCACTTTTTCTGCAAACCCTAATTATGTTGTGCCATGAGAAGCACCTCTCTCCCCTGATAATTTACTAGGGGAGAAGACTAAAACTATATCGACTAAAGCCTCTTTATCGGAAAGTAATAGATCAAGGATGTTAATTATTTTGATTGTAAACTTAACCTTTCATCTTTGACATTTACCCCAATAGTTTCCCCACTCTTAAACTCTCCCTTCAAAATTGCTTTAGCAATGGTGGTTTCTAAATACTTTTGTACTGCTCTTTTTAAAGGTCTTGCACCATAGACTGGATCGTAGCCAATGTCGGCGAGAAAATCGAGGGCTTCTTCTGCCATGTCTAAGAATAATTTTTGTTCAGCTAATCTTTCCTCAAGGCGATTCACTTGTAACTTGACAATATGGCGCAGTTGTGATTTATCAAGGCTATGGAAGATGATAATTTCATCAATACGGTTAAGAAATTCAGGGCGGAATTTATCACGCATGGCATCCATTACCCTAGCGCGCATCACCTCATATTGAGCGTCATCACCCCCCAAATCTAGGATATACTGCGATCCAATATTACTGGTCATAATAATAATGGTATTTTTAAAATCCACCGTGCGCCCTTGGGAATCCGTCAAGCGCCCGTCGTCCAAAATTTGCAACATAATGTTAAATACGTCGGGGTGCGCTTTTTCAATTTCATCAAATAAAATGACAGAGTAGGGGCGCCGTCTCACCGCTTCCGTTAATTGCCCCCCTTCCTCATAACCCACATAGCCGGGAGGGGCACCCACCAAACGAGAAACAGTATGTTTTTCCATGTATTCGGACATATCAATGCGAATCATCGCTTCATCGCTATCAAAGAGAAGGAAAGCTAAGGCTTTGGCTAGTTCGGTTTTTCCTACCCCTGTAGGACCTAGAAAGATGAAACTAGCGGTAGGACGATTAGGATCAGCTAAACCAGCGCGAGAACGCTGTATGGCTTCAGAAACAGCCGTTACAGCTTCATCTTGACCGACTACCCTTTCATGAAGTTGATCTTCAAGGTGTAATAATTTCTCTTTTTCTGACTCTACTAATTTACTGATGGGAATACCAGACCATTTAGAGATGATTTCCGCAATATCTGCTTCTAATACTTCTTCTCTTAATAGTGATTTACCGCTTGTTTGTTTTTCTGCTAAAAGGGTTTCTTTTTCTTTAATTTGTCTTTGTATATCGGTTAATTTTCCATAGCGCAATTCAGCAGATTTATTGTAGTCATAATTGCGCTCTGCTTGTTGAATTTCTACGTTAATTTGTTCTAAAGACTCTCTCAGGGTGCGGATTTGATCGATAATGTCTTTTTCGCTTTGCCATTGGGCATTAAAAGCGCTTTGTTGCTCTTTTAAATTGGCTAATTCTTGCTCTAATTTTGCTCGTCTTTCAATAGAGGCTTGATCTTGCTCTTTTTTCAGCGATAAACGCTCCATTTCTAGCTGTAAAATTTTGCGATCAACCTCATCTAATTCCTCTGGTTTTGAGGTAATTTCCATCTTTAATTTAGCCGCAGATTCATCCACTAAATCAATGGCTTTATCTGGTAAAAAACGCTCTGTAATATAGCGATTCGATAATACTGCGGCTGCGACAAGGGCGCTATCGGCAATTTTTACCCCGTGATGGACTTCATAACGCTCTTTCAAACCGCGCAAAATTGAGATAGTATCAATAACATTAGGTTCATCCACAAATACCGATTGAAAACGTCTTTCTAGCGCGGCATCTTTTTCGATATATTTGCGGTATTCATCCAACGTAGTCGCCCCAATACAGCGCAGTTCACCGCGCGCTAACATAGGTTTGAGGAGATTTCCTGCATCCATAGCGCCCTGAGTCGCCCCAGCGCCCACCACCGTATGAATTTCATCAATAAAGAGGATAATATTACCTTCCGATTCCGTCACCTCTTTTAACACTGCTTTGAGTCTTTCTTCAAATTCCCCCCGATATTTCGCCCCTGCAATCAATGACCCCATATCCAAACTAATTAGGGTACGATCTAGCAAGGATTCTGGTACATCTCGGTTAATGATACGTTGGGCTAACCCTTCCACAATAGCAGTTTTGCCCACTCCCGGCTCACCGATTAACACGGGATTGTTTTTCGTGCGCCGTGATAGTATCTGAATAGTACGGCGCACTTCATCATCTCTACCGATAACTGGATCAAGTTTACCACGCCTTGCCAAGTCGGTTAAATCACGCCCATATTTTTCTAAAGATTCGTATTTTCCTTCGGGGTTTTTATCGGTCACTTTTTGACTACCTCTAATATTTTTAATAATAGTTTTTAGTTGTTTTTCTGTTAAGTTGAAATCTTTAAATAAATTTTTCCCAAAACGGTCATCTTTAGCATAGCTTAATAATATATGTTCCACTGAAATAAAATCATCATTAAATTCTTGACGATATTTTTCAGCATTATCTAAAAGTCTATCTAATGCCTTTCCTAAATAGACGGAATCTCCAACATTTTTAACTTTTGGTTGACTAGCTATAAATTGGTTTGTTTTAGTTTGTAATTTACTGATACTAATATCAGCTTTATTAAAGATACTGGTAGCTAATCCTTGTTGTTCTAATAGTGCTTGAAACAGATGTTCTGTTTCTATTTGTTGATGATTATTTTCTTTAGCAATTTGGGGAGTTTTGGTAATAGCTTCCCATGCTTTTTCGGTAAATTGTTCGGGATTTGTTGGTTGCATAATTAGTTAGGTAGTGCTGAAAAAGTATTTTGGTGAAGAAATGTAGAATTTAGAATGTAGAATTTAGAATTAATAATTTTTGATTGGGATAGAAAAAATACAGTTTTTTAGAGGAAAAAGGCTATCTTTGGCACTTTTTTAAGATTTTATTGTACTCAAAACCTTTGCCCTTTGCCCTTTCAACTTTGCCCTTTTTTAACTTAACTTAAATTACTGCCCAAAGTAAATAAACTAAATAACGTGCCACTATTCCATAAACTATGAACTAAAATGGAGGCTAACAAGCTACGAGAGCGAGTATAAACGACTCCTAAAAGTATGCCTAATATAGTCAGAGGTAACACTTCAGCTAAACTTAAATGCGCCAAGGCAAAAATTAAACTACTAATTATAATAGCGCCCGTCACCGATACATAACGAGTCAGAGAAGGTAGTAAAAACCCCCTAAACATTATTTCTTCGTAGAGGGGCGCTAAAATTGAAGCGGTGACAAAGAAAATTAACAAGGTAATTTTATCTTGGGATTCTAATGCCAGTAATAGTAATGGGTTACTTCCTCCTTTTCCCTGCCATAACTGTTGATTGATGAGAGACACTAAAAACACGAGGGGAATTGCGACAACGTAACCACCTAATCCCCACCATAACCAATTTTTGTTTACCCATTTAAACCAACCTTCGGGAAGGGGAAAAAAGGATTTGATGGAAAAATATAGAACAAGTAAACCACTTCCTGCCATCATTGCGTAACTGAGTAAGACATAAAAGGCTTTGCCTCGAATATCTAAACCAAGAGGAGAAATGCCGGAGACACTAAACAATATAGGTAAAACGAATTGAGAAATAAAGAAAAAACCCACTACTAACACTTGTAAAATGATTTCGCTATCCCATGTCAATTCCCAAGATGTTTCGCTATTAGTTGCCAAAATACCTTGATCTTTTTTCAGTAACCATTGAATAATTAAATATATCAGTAATCCAGCGCCCGTCACCCCCCCGACAAAGGGTATAACACTGAGAAATAATAGCCGAATCATGGCTTTTTGGGCTAATTCCTGCTGTTGTTGTGCCACCATAGATAATTCTCTTTGATTATCTGTTACTGTATAGAGTTGTTTTAAAGCAGTTAATTTAAACCAATCTTTAAGATTATTTTCGATTATTTCTTGACTATTTTCTTCAATTAATTCTGGTTTTAACCACAGATTATTAATGGTAGTTTGGAGGGCGCTGGGAGGAATTTCTTGCCATAATTGAGAGGCTTTATTTATATTATTTTCTACGGCTTTAATAATGCCTAATTTTAGCTTAATTTCATTAGCAATTTGACTATTTTCTTGATTGCTCTGAGCTAAATTTTCTCTAGGGTTATCAACTAAATTAGCTACATTTTCGCTAGAATAATTATCCAAACCATTGAGAGCTTTAATATATTGTTTTTCTGCGGTTTGATAAGGATTTATACCGACTAAACTATCAGCTAAACTCTGAAGATTATTGCCGATCTGCTCATCTTTATCTCCTTTAAATTCTGCCACATTAAGGAGTAGATTAGTTTGATATAATTCTAATTGGTATTGTACTTGTGATTGGGATACACTTTGACTAAGGGCAAAAATTACACTAAATAGGGAAAATATACTAAGTAAGCCAATAATAAATTTTTTAAATGTCATTATCGATGTTGGCATTTTAAATAATTGTTAATCACTTAGATTATATAGTAATCGTAAGCCAAAAGGGCAAAAAGCACATGGCAAAGGCAATTTTGCCCCGACTTGTGAAAACACTCTGTTTTGAAAATCCTCTCCTTGAAAGTAGAGAATTAACTGACAAAGGTGTAAAATTGTATGAGCTAGTTTGTCTCACTCTAATAATTAATTAAGTGAAACTTAGCTGAATCAGTCTTGATAAATATTAGACATCGACCGAATTTATTTTTTGTGGTTTCGTAGGGGTTGAATAATATTCAACCCTTACAGGCTTCAACTCTGAAAATAGCTATTGTGGGAGAAGTCTATTGATTAATACTAAATAATACATTAATTAAATAATATGAGTGAAAAAAATAGTTTTGGTAATGGCTTCTTATTCGGTACAGTTATCGGTGGGTTAATTGGTGGTGTTATTGGTGTAATTGTCACTAAAAAAACAACTGAATTAAATGAAGATAGGGAAGAAAAAAAACAAGCTAATAACTATACAGTAAATAATAACAATATTGAAAATTCTCGCCTCAGTTTAGAGGAAAAAATTAATCAGCTTAATCACGCTATCGATGATGTCAGGGTAACATTACAAAAAAATACTGATTTAATTGATAATTGATCAAAGGGGCAAAGGGCAAAGGGCAAAGGTAAACTTACAAATAAATTAGATTACCATTAAATTTATTTACATCTTGAAAAGATAAATTTATAAACCCTCTATTTTTTGATCATTAAAGTTTAGGTATTAAAAATTATTAAAACATGGATAACTTCATTGAATCTACCATAAACGTTGCTGAGGGAGTTAATTTATCACCCATGGGGTGCGGAACGTGGGCATGGGGAAATCAGTTTCTATGGGGCTACAAACCCTCAATGGATGAAGAATTACAACGGGTGTTCAATGACAATGTATCCCATGGTGTAACTTGGTTCGATACCGGAGACTCTTACGGCACCGGGCGCTATGGAGGGCGCAGTGAGTTATTATTAGGAAAATTCGCTCAAGAATATGCAGGGAAAAACAAGGAAAATTTAGTTATTGCTACCAAATTGGCTGTATATCCTTGGCGCTTAACACCCCAATCCATGGTGAAAGCCTGTGAAAAATCCGCCCAACGTCTCGGCAGACCAGTGAACTTAGTACAAATGCACTGGTCTCCTGCTAAATATTTACCTTGGCAAGAGAAGCCGTTATTAAGAGGTTTAGCACAGTTATATCACGAAAAAAAGGTGAAAGCCATCGGTTTATCTAATTATGGACCTGATAATTTAATGAAGGCTTATGAATTTTTACGGAGGGAAGGGGTAAAAATTAGCACTCTACAAATACAGTATTCTCTTTTATCAACTTATGCTATTTCTGAGTTAGGATTGAAAGATTTATGTCGAGAATTAAATATACAAATTATTGCCTATAGTCCTTTAACTTTGGGTTTATTAACAGGTAAATATCAGGAAAATACTCCTTTACCAAAAGGCACTAGAAAATGGTTATTTAAACAGTTATTACCTAAAATAAAACCTTTATTAATGAGATTAAATGATTTTGCTTTAATTCATCAAAAAAGTATGGCACAAGTTGCTCTTAATTGGTGTATTTGTCAAGGCACAATTCCCATACCCGGTGCAAAAAATACCAGTCAAGCTGAAGAAAATCGAGGGGCGCTGGGGTGGCGTTTATCGACTGATGAGGTGCAAGAGTTAGAAGATATTGCCCTTAATTTGGATAAAAAAATGATCCAAAATATTTTTCAAACTACTTAGGTGGTGCTGAATAAATCAAAGCCCTTGTTAAGTAAAGGCTTCCAGCATAATAAAACCCATAAAAGCTACCTCAACTCCTCTTTTTTCTCTAAAAATTACCTCTTTCCTCTACCCCAGTCAAAAATTATTGATACAAATGAGCAATTTATGAAAAATAACTATTGGGCTTAACTCTTTAATTTATAAGCATTTTACCTGAAACCTGACACCCGAAATCTGACACCTCCCCTCACTAAAATACTTTTTTAGCAACCCCTATTTTAAGTTTTTTCCCAGCGCACGACATACCATTGTAAATAGCTATTCTCATCCAGATTAAACTCGCAATAATTATCTAATAAATAATCGGCTTGTGCTTCAATGGTGGGATATTTTTGCACATCACGGGGTAAATCTGTAGCTAATTTTAAGATGTTTTTAAGTTTAGTAGATAGTTCTTTTTTTGTTAATAATTGTTCGGGTTGGTTAGTCTCTAAAACCACATAACCATCCTCTTGATACATAATAGAATCTGCCATATCTTTCGGTATTATAAAATGTTTAAATAAGTTGTGGCAATTAAGTTATATCAGGTTCAGAAATTGGTTACAAAAAGACTCTATGTCTTCGTAATTTACCCACCGTGTAATGAATTACACGGAACCAACGAGATTACGTTCAATAAATTGAACTAAGATTATTTTTAATTGATTCATAATTCATAATTCATTAGCCTTTAAAAACTACCATCTTGAGCAACAAAAGAGCTATGCTTAGGCAAGGGCGCTACAGCTTCAGTAAGGGTAAATTCGCCATCTAAAATGCGTTGTTTCAAGGCTTGGCTAACTTGTCTTGACAGGTATAAACTAGCCACAGAAGCAACTCGCACTGTTTGCCCCTCAATTTTAATTTTACCACTTTTAAGATGGGCATAACTAGCTAAACCAAAACTAGGGCGCACACGCCGGGGAATGGAAAAATCCATGACGGGCGCTACAATATCCTTATCCTCTACAGCGCACCTCGCCACAACTTCTTCACTCAAGAGAGGAATAGGAATCCCCACCCCCAACATCAAAGATGAACCATAATTCTTAAAATAACAACCCCGCACCCATTGACGAGTCATTTTCTTGGCATCTCCCACCAATGCCACCGTAGCCGCCGGACCAATAGGCGTATGATTTGCTAATCTTTTTTGTAAGGGGAAATGCTGTGTTCCTTCCCAAGCGATAAAACCCTCAGCGCCCCCCAAAAATATCTTTGTACCGATGCCTAGCACATCCAAATCGGGGTCATTTAATAGGGGGGAGTGCGCCCCCACGCTAGAGTAAACAGCGTTGCCTAAACGGGGTAAAAGTGGTCCTAAATAAGTATACAGAGTTCGATCTCCTCCATTTACCCCCACTATAAAATTTTGATACAAATTACGAGGATTATATAAGTAAAACTGATTAATACTATCTTTAGTAATAGTGGATTCAAAGGAAGCACGGGGATAACAGTCGGTAACTTGCCCAACGGCTTTAATATTAACGGCTTTACCCGATATTAAATCTTCGATGACGTGCGCCCCTCCCCTTTCAGGTAAATTAGCTGGTATATTTTCTCCTAACTCATGACTAGAGCCGTATTCAGAGGGAATAGTTGCCCCTAAACAAAGATCAACAGCCCCAAATCCTGCATAAGCAGGGACACCATCCAGCCAACATTGACGGATTTTGATAGGTGGATCGGTATGCCCTAGATTAATAATAGCTCCGGATGATTCCATCGGTTCAAAGGTACCAGT
This genomic stretch from Cyanobacterium sp. T60_A2020_053 harbors:
- a CDS encoding chlororespiratory reduction protein 7; its protein translation is MADSIMYQEDGYVVLETNQPEQLLTKKELSTKLKNILKLATDLPRDVQKYPTIEAQADYLLDNYCEFNLDENSYLQWYVVRWEKT
- the clpB gene encoding ATP-dependent chaperone ClpB, which produces MQPTNPEQFTEKAWEAITKTPQIAKENNHQQIETEHLFQALLEQQGLATSIFNKADISISKLQTKTNQFIASQPKVKNVGDSVYLGKALDRLLDNAEKYRQEFNDDFISVEHILLSYAKDDRFGKNLFKDFNLTEKQLKTIIKNIRGSQKVTDKNPEGKYESLEKYGRDLTDLARRGKLDPVIGRDDEVRRTIQILSRRTKNNPVLIGEPGVGKTAIVEGLAQRIINRDVPESLLDRTLISLDMGSLIAGAKYRGEFEERLKAVLKEVTESEGNIILFIDEIHTVVGAGATQGAMDAGNLLKPMLARGELRCIGATTLDEYRKYIEKDAALERRFQSVFVDEPNVIDTISILRGLKERYEVHHGVKIADSALVAAAVLSNRYITERFLPDKAIDLVDESAAKLKMEITSKPEELDEVDRKILQLEMERLSLKKEQDQASIERRAKLEQELANLKEQQSAFNAQWQSEKDIIDQIRTLRESLEQINVEIQQAERNYDYNKSAELRYGKLTDIQRQIKEKETLLAEKQTSGKSLLREEVLEADIAEIISKWSGIPISKLVESEKEKLLHLEDQLHERVVGQDEAVTAVSEAIQRSRAGLADPNRPTASFIFLGPTGVGKTELAKALAFLLFDSDEAMIRIDMSEYMEKHTVSRLVGAPPGYVGYEEGGQLTEAVRRRPYSVILFDEIEKAHPDVFNIMLQILDDGRLTDSQGRTVDFKNTIIIMTSNIGSQYILDLGGDDAQYEVMRARVMDAMRDKFRPEFLNRIDEIIIFHSLDKSQLRHIVKLQVNRLEERLAEQKLFLDMAEEALDFLADIGYDPVYGARPLKRAVQKYLETTIAKAILKGEFKSGETIGVNVKDERLSLQSK
- a CDS encoding type II toxin-antitoxin system RelE/ParE family toxin, which encodes MKNNPKVIVEVTLTFKRNLSNLKKKYRSIVKDIKPIIDQLEMGELLGNRITGTNYKVFKVRIKNSDIQKGKSGGYRLIYYVKTQKMVVLLNVYTKSEQANITNQQIISIIKDNQASDVTEN
- a CDS encoding peptidylprolyl isomerase; this translates as MINLVNKSHSLQWLVIVCLMALVTLSGCQQVATEAPVNGEIENPIMADNISENVPTQENNYMNLPRLEGKATVVMKVKGESITIELDGNNAPVTAGNFVDLVQKGVYDGLVFHRVVKEPQPFVVQGGDPQGKDPNFPASGLGTGGYTDPKTNSQRYIPLEIRPAYDETKEGVTPPDIIYGKTITTTPQLRHEYGTIAMARSQMPDSASSQFYFTLADLSFLDGNYAVFGKVTSGMEVVENISQGDRIESAEVVTGAENLKL
- a CDS encoding aldo/keto reductase; this translates as MDNFIESTINVAEGVNLSPMGCGTWAWGNQFLWGYKPSMDEELQRVFNDNVSHGVTWFDTGDSYGTGRYGGRSELLLGKFAQEYAGKNKENLVIATKLAVYPWRLTPQSMVKACEKSAQRLGRPVNLVQMHWSPAKYLPWQEKPLLRGLAQLYHEKKVKAIGLSNYGPDNLMKAYEFLRREGVKISTLQIQYSLLSTYAISELGLKDLCRELNIQIIAYSPLTLGLLTGKYQENTPLPKGTRKWLFKQLLPKIKPLLMRLNDFALIHQKSMAQVALNWCICQGTIPIPGAKNTSQAEENRGALGWRLSTDEVQELEDIALNLDKKMIQNIFQTT
- the ribD gene encoding bifunctional diaminohydroxyphosphoribosylaminopyrimidine deaminase/5-amino-6-(5-phosphoribosylamino)uracil reductase RibD, with product MQRCLDLARRARGKTSPNPLVGAVVVRDGEVVGEGFHPQAGMPHAEVFALREAGEKAKGATIYVNLEPCNHYGKTPPCTEAIIQAGIKQVIIGTIDPDSRVSGGGIKRLMGAGIDVRVGIEEKDCLLLNEAFIFRVTHQRPFGILKYAMTLDGKIATMTGDSKWVTCAMARNYVHHLRSTCDIVVVGGNTVRKDNPRLTSHGVSSHNPCRGVISPSFNLPRDAHLWNTQEAKTIIFTTPHPNSPLKSHLLNQGVEIVELTDFSISLIMDNFYQRGFNSVLWECGGNLSARVMGAGGIQKVLAFIAPKIIGSNNSYHPMGDLGIQNMADAFNLHDLSIQSLGHDFLIQGYLRVMDN
- a CDS encoding homocysteine biosynthesis protein; amino-acid sequence: MRTISEINHKISQGKINVCTIEELKAKVKKQGISKTYQEIDVVCTGTFEPMESSGAIINLGHTDPPIKIRQCWLDGVPAYAGFGAVDLCLGATIPSEYGSSHELGENIPANLPERGGAHVIEDLISGKAVNIKAVGQVTDCYPRASFESTITKDSINQFYLYNPRNLYQNFIVGVNGGDRTLYTYLGPLLPRLGNAVYSSVGAHSPLLNDPDLDVLGIGTKIFLGGAEGFIAWEGTQHFPLQKRLANHTPIGPAATVALVGDAKKMTRQWVRGCYFKNYGSSLMLGVGIPIPLLSEEVVARCAVEDKDIVAPVMDFSIPRRVRPSFGLASYAHLKSGKIKIEGQTVRVASVASLYLSRQVSQALKQRILDGEFTLTEAVAPLPKHSSFVAQDGSF
- a CDS encoding DUF2281 domain-containing protein, translating into MINIQTKILETLDKMPLSLQEELLHYAQYLQDKYSQASMTYAHDGDVVNDFRISWHEAMTGQTIPLTEVWESLENEE
- a CDS encoding CPBP family intramembrane metalloprotease, with protein sequence MTFKKFIIGLLSIFSLFSVIFALSQSVSQSQVQYQLELYQTNLLLNVAEFKGDKDEQIGNNLQSLADSLVGINPYQTAEKQYIKALNGLDNYSSENVANLVDNPRENLAQSNQENSQIANEIKLKLGIIKAVENNINKASQLWQEIPPSALQTTINNLWLKPELIEENSQEIIENNLKDWFKLTALKQLYTVTDNQRELSMVAQQQQELAQKAMIRLLFLSVIPFVGGVTGAGLLIYLIIQWLLKKDQGILATNSETSWELTWDSEIILQVLVVGFFFISQFVLPILFSVSGISPLGLDIRGKAFYVLLSYAMMAGSGLLVLYFSIKSFFPLPEGWFKWVNKNWLWWGLGGYVVAIPLVFLVSLINQQLWQGKGGSNPLLLLALESQDKITLLIFFVTASILAPLYEEIMFRGFLLPSLTRYVSVTGAIIISSLIFALAHLSLAEVLPLTILGILLGVVYTRSRSLLASILVHSLWNSGTLFSLFTLGSNLS